One segment of Radiobacillus kanasensis DNA contains the following:
- the phnM gene encoding phosphonate metabolism protein PhnM, translating into MFVITNGRLITEEAVLHGYDLLIEEDRITKIAPKGEIEIDEQMEVVDAAGGYISPGFIDIHSDYIEHMAAPRPTSLMSFDLSLRETEKQLISHGITTMFHSLSLFKGSDYEYKPIREPENVRKFMDLIDETHNRKHLVRHRFHARFEIDNVEEMENLKNYISENKVHLVSFMDHTPGQGQYRHLEIYRNTVKSYNNISDASIDVLIHKHQTKEKLSIEDIKEIAQLAHDHHIAVASHDDDSLEKLDLVHSFGTTISEFPITLDVAQRAQELGMHTIAGAPNVLLGGSHSGNLGAAEAIQNQSIDILCSDYYPAAMLHAIFELVEKYGMDLVDMMKLVTMNPAKAVKMDGEIGSIREGKKADLLIIEKITDDFPVITSVFVDGKLIQKTNYRI; encoded by the coding sequence TTGTTTGTGATAACAAATGGAAGATTGATCACCGAAGAAGCGGTTTTACATGGCTATGATCTTTTGATTGAAGAGGACAGAATCACCAAAATCGCCCCAAAGGGTGAAATTGAAATTGACGAACAGATGGAGGTTGTGGATGCGGCTGGAGGGTATATTTCACCAGGCTTTATCGATATCCATTCCGACTACATCGAGCATATGGCTGCACCAAGACCAACCTCACTCATGAGTTTTGACTTAAGTTTAAGGGAAACAGAGAAGCAGCTAATCTCACACGGCATTACGACGATGTTCCATTCGCTTTCTTTGTTTAAAGGGAGTGATTACGAATATAAGCCAATTCGTGAGCCGGAAAATGTTCGGAAGTTTATGGATTTAATTGACGAAACTCATAACAGGAAGCATCTTGTTCGTCACCGATTTCATGCAAGATTTGAGATTGATAATGTGGAAGAGATGGAGAATCTTAAAAACTATATTAGCGAGAACAAGGTCCATTTAGTTTCTTTTATGGATCATACTCCTGGGCAAGGACAATATCGACACCTAGAAATCTACCGAAATACGGTTAAAAGCTACAACAATATAAGCGATGCATCCATTGATGTCCTCATACACAAACACCAAACGAAAGAGAAACTGTCCATCGAAGATATAAAAGAAATTGCTCAACTTGCTCATGACCATCATATTGCCGTTGCTTCTCATGATGATGATTCTCTTGAAAAGCTCGACCTCGTTCATAGCTTTGGAACGACCATCAGTGAATTTCCGATTACCTTGGACGTGGCACAAAGAGCTCAAGAGCTTGGCATGCACACGATTGCCGGTGCACCAAATGTTCTTCTTGGCGGTTCGCATAGTGGGAACTTGGGGGCAGCTGAAGCGATCCAAAACCAATCCATTGATATTTTATGTAGCGATTACTATCCCGCAGCCATGCTCCATGCGATTTTTGAGTTAGTGGAAAAGTATGGTATGGATCTAGTCGACATGATGAAGCTTGTCACAATGAACCCAGCGAAAGCGGTGAAAATGGATGGTGAAATTGGCTCCATTCGTGAGGGAAAGAAAGCGGATCTGCTCATTATTGAAAAAATAACGGACGACTTCCCCGTGATTACATCTGTTTTCGTGGACGGAAAGCTTATTCAAAAGACGAATTATCGGATTTAA
- a CDS encoding ATP-binding cassette domain-containing protein: MAEFEAPVLSIKHLNKQFGSGCTHCQDVESPSLVKNYCQVCGTVYACRDVSFDVFPGEVLGIVGESGSGKSTLMQCLYFDQEVTDGEAYLADYHNGERNLFQESSQQRRYIRNNIMGKVYQNPLLGLKMSFSSIGNIAEKLIAAGNQHVGMMESRGTELFNKVNIPVHRQKEAPKNFSGGMQQRVQIAKALSNNPPLLLLDEVTTGLDLSVQASVLDLIKSLQRELHISIVLVSHDLGVIRMLADRTLVMLEGKVIEQGLTDQILEDPQHRYTQQLVHSLL, encoded by the coding sequence ATGGCAGAATTTGAAGCACCGGTTTTATCTATTAAACACTTAAATAAACAGTTCGGATCTGGCTGCACGCATTGTCAAGACGTAGAGTCTCCTTCTTTGGTTAAGAATTATTGCCAGGTATGTGGAACGGTCTATGCGTGCAGGGATGTATCCTTTGATGTTTTTCCAGGAGAGGTTCTTGGCATCGTTGGAGAGAGTGGAAGTGGAAAATCAACGTTAATGCAATGTCTATATTTTGACCAGGAAGTGACCGATGGAGAGGCTTATCTTGCAGACTATCATAATGGGGAGAGAAACCTTTTTCAGGAATCTTCTCAGCAACGACGCTATATTCGTAACAACATAATGGGAAAGGTCTATCAAAATCCTTTATTAGGGTTAAAAATGAGCTTTTCATCGATTGGTAATATTGCCGAGAAGCTCATTGCTGCTGGCAACCAACATGTTGGCATGATGGAAAGCAGGGGCACAGAGCTCTTTAATAAAGTGAATATTCCTGTACACCGCCAAAAAGAAGCTCCGAAAAACTTTTCGGGGGGCATGCAGCAACGGGTTCAAATTGCGAAAGCACTTTCTAACAACCCTCCACTACTTCTATTAGATGAAGTAACGACTGGATTGGATCTTTCTGTACAGGCGAGTGTCCTTGACTTAATTAAAAGTCTGCAACGCGAGTTACATATTAGTATTGTTCTCGTTTCACATGATTTAGGGGTTATCCGCATGCTGGCAGATCGAACATTGGTGATGTTGGAGGGGAAAGTGATTGAGCAAGGTTTGACGGATCAAATCCTTGAGGATCCGCAACATCGATATACTCAACAACTTGTACATTCGTTGCTATAA
- a CDS encoding alpha-D-ribose 1-methylphosphonate 5-phosphate C-P-lyase PhnJ gives MNTAYNFAFFDEGSKREIRRATLKAVAIPGYQVPFASREMPIGRGWGTGGLQLTLSLIGKNDVLKVIDQGSDESVNAVNIKKLVSDTTGVEITEQTADATLIQSRHRIPEVPLRKDQILVLQVPLPEPLRYFEPSESETKKLHAEKEYSGAWLMLFEQIMKYGSMTTDADHPVMVHNRYVMAPSPIPRFDNPKMDESEALILLGAGREKKVYAVPPYTKVVSLDFEDYPFEPESFEDKHCHLCGSTGVFLDELIDEETNEPFYQCNDTSHCMETLNKVEPFGVK, from the coding sequence ATGAATACAGCTTATAACTTCGCTTTTTTCGACGAAGGTTCCAAAAGAGAAATTAGAAGAGCAACTCTAAAGGCAGTAGCGATTCCAGGATATCAAGTTCCATTTGCATCAAGAGAAATGCCAATTGGAAGAGGATGGGGAACCGGCGGGTTGCAATTAACCTTGTCGCTAATTGGCAAAAACGATGTTCTGAAGGTCATTGACCAAGGATCGGATGAATCGGTGAATGCCGTTAATATAAAAAAGCTCGTTTCGGATACGACTGGGGTGGAAATAACCGAACAAACCGCGGATGCAACCCTAATTCAATCCAGACATAGAATTCCTGAAGTCCCACTTAGGAAGGACCAGATTCTTGTCTTGCAAGTGCCACTTCCTGAACCACTCCGATACTTTGAGCCGAGCGAGAGTGAAACAAAAAAGCTTCACGCTGAGAAGGAGTATAGTGGCGCATGGTTGATGCTGTTTGAACAGATTATGAAATACGGAAGTATGACTACGGACGCGGATCACCCTGTAATGGTTCACAATCGCTATGTGATGGCCCCAAGTCCAATTCCGCGTTTTGATAATCCGAAAATGGATGAAAGTGAAGCGCTCATTCTATTAGGAGCAGGTCGTGAAAAGAAAGTGTACGCGGTCCCACCTTATACAAAGGTCGTATCGCTTGATTTTGAAGATTATCCGTTTGAGCCTGAGTCGTTTGAAGACAAGCATTGCCATTTATGTGGTTCAACGGGGGTATTTTTAGATGAGCTAATAGATGAAGAAACGAATGAACCGTTCTATCAATGTAATGATACAAGCCATTGTATGGAAACATTAAACAAAGTCGAACCATTTGGAGTGAAGTAG
- a CDS encoding carbon-phosphorus lyase complex subunit PhnI: MGYVAVKGGTRAIEESIKRLKYERVHHGQSIEVKQIKAGMRGLIDQVMSESSLYNETLASLAIKQAEGNPEEAVFLLRAYRSTVPRKHYSQVMESNQMQVERRISASFKDIPGGQILGATTDYTHRLLDFELMEETDEVIQNWLQRYQKESVPDEENRHHQTLPKVLDYLRTEGLIPPCEENNLEPDDVTRESLEFPSSRSQRLQILTRGETGAVTSLAYAVIRGYGSLHPTVGELRVGTLPVTIDHPTDAGEDDDAFYIGEVKATEVEMLMPVTVEKEYGKKEMEFEIGYGLVFGQNETKAIAMGILDNCLEHPNPDFPSYNEEFVLYHIDSVESTGFISHLKMPHYVTFQSKLDSLRKTKKEGTKNEERQEVTSR, from the coding sequence ATGGGATATGTAGCCGTTAAAGGTGGAACGCGTGCGATTGAAGAGTCGATCAAGCGTTTGAAATACGAAAGAGTTCATCACGGACAATCCATAGAGGTTAAGCAAATAAAAGCTGGCATGCGCGGATTGATTGATCAGGTGATGTCGGAGAGCAGTCTATACAATGAGACGTTGGCTTCGTTAGCAATTAAGCAAGCGGAAGGAAACCCAGAAGAAGCTGTCTTTCTATTAAGAGCTTACCGATCTACTGTTCCGCGGAAGCACTATTCTCAAGTGATGGAATCGAATCAAATGCAGGTGGAGCGTAGAATCTCAGCAAGTTTTAAAGATATACCTGGTGGTCAGATTCTCGGTGCAACAACTGATTATACCCATCGGTTGCTTGATTTCGAATTAATGGAGGAAACGGATGAAGTCATCCAGAATTGGCTTCAACGATATCAAAAAGAAAGCGTTCCAGATGAAGAGAATCGCCATCATCAAACATTACCGAAGGTGCTTGATTATTTACGAACAGAAGGCTTAATTCCTCCTTGTGAAGAGAACAATTTAGAACCAGATGATGTGACGAGAGAAAGCTTGGAGTTTCCATCAAGTAGAAGCCAAAGACTTCAAATTTTAACGAGAGGGGAAACAGGTGCTGTCACTTCCCTTGCTTATGCGGTCATCCGCGGATATGGATCATTGCATCCAACAGTTGGTGAGCTTCGCGTTGGTACCTTGCCAGTTACCATTGATCATCCAACAGATGCTGGGGAAGATGACGACGCCTTTTACATTGGCGAGGTAAAAGCCACAGAAGTTGAAATGCTCATGCCGGTTACCGTTGAGAAAGAATACGGGAAAAAGGAAATGGAATTTGAAATAGGTTACGGCCTTGTGTTTGGTCAAAATGAAACAAAGGCAATTGCTATGGGGATTTTAGATAACTGTCTCGAACATCCAAATCCTGACTTTCCAAGCTACAATGAAGAATTTGTCCTTTATCATATTGATTCTGTGGAATCAACTGGCTTTATCTCGCACTTAAAAATGCCTCATTACGTAACATTCCAATCCAAGCTTGATAGCTTGCGTAAAACGAAAAAAGAAGGAACAAAAAATGAGGAAAGACAAGAGGTGACAAGCAGATGA
- the phnH gene encoding phosphonate C-P lyase system protein PhnH — protein sequence MKLDIVHDLQSVYRKMVDSTSRPGLISDLREEVAFVEDEDKNGCTASLLLAALTLFDQEVSFKVFSAQADTVSKTINQLTYAKPTKTEQADYLLILQDAEMGSLEEAIAHAKPGTLKNPHTSATIIVEAEAVTSGEYLLLKGPGIQTTESAYLDVKENWLKSRQEKNKEYPLGIDLMFIDQHHQLLSLPRTTQITRDGVMSEWDM from the coding sequence TTGAAACTAGATATTGTTCACGACCTTCAATCTGTTTATCGAAAAATGGTGGACTCCACATCAAGACCGGGGCTTATTTCTGATTTGAGGGAAGAAGTGGCTTTCGTTGAAGATGAGGATAAAAATGGTTGCACGGCTTCTCTTTTATTAGCGGCCTTAACCTTATTCGATCAGGAAGTTTCTTTTAAGGTTTTTTCCGCTCAAGCAGACACTGTTTCGAAAACCATTAATCAATTAACCTATGCCAAGCCAACCAAAACAGAGCAAGCTGATTATCTATTAATCCTTCAAGATGCAGAGATGGGATCTCTTGAAGAAGCAATCGCACATGCAAAACCTGGGACGTTAAAAAATCCGCATACATCCGCCACTATCATTGTTGAAGCGGAAGCCGTGACAAGCGGAGAATACCTTCTGTTAAAAGGTCCAGGTATTCAAACAACAGAGTCCGCTTACCTGGACGTAAAAGAAAACTGGCTGAAAAGCCGTCAGGAAAAGAACAAGGAATATCCGTTAGGGATTGATTTGATGTTTATCGATCAACATCATCAGCTCTTATCATTACCTAGAACGACACAAATTACTAGAGATGGGGTGATGTCTGAATGGGATATGTAG
- the phnG gene encoding phosphonate C-P lyase system protein PhnG, giving the protein MKRRRRTEILINGSQKLSEELAHIINETYQVKVIQEPESGLVMLKVRETSQKSLFYPGEVLVTECKVQIEGTIGIGIVTGDQQDLAYNLAVIDAAFEADLPETNGWMEVLENEEKVIEEQRAAANQSILKTKVNFETMDV; this is encoded by the coding sequence ATGAAAAGAAGAAGAAGAACAGAGATTTTAATTAATGGCTCTCAAAAATTATCTGAAGAGTTGGCCCATATCATCAACGAAACATATCAGGTGAAGGTCATTCAAGAGCCAGAAAGTGGATTAGTGATGTTGAAAGTACGTGAGACTTCTCAAAAAAGTTTGTTTTATCCAGGTGAAGTCTTGGTGACGGAATGTAAGGTTCAAATCGAAGGAACGATTGGAATTGGCATTGTGACAGGAGATCAGCAGGATTTAGCATATAACCTTGCTGTGATTGACGCAGCCTTCGAAGCGGATTTACCTGAAACGAATGGATGGATGGAAGTGCTTGAAAATGAGGAGAAAGTCATTGAGGAACAGAGGGCTGCTGCTAATCAATCTATTTTAAAAACGAAAGTAAATTTTGAAACGATGGATGTTTAA